From Camelus ferus isolate YT-003-E chromosome 18, BCGSAC_Cfer_1.0, whole genome shotgun sequence, one genomic window encodes:
- the LOC116657503 gene encoding uncharacterized protein LOC116657503, producing MGPTFLPKLLPPAGQEACGLGHTPAPARPPPSTLAWPRPPTLAWPPLWGTRLRPARPASPFPSPQLCQRKELGKAAGASSGRVDAWTHVSSVQGHTLAGGHFCAPRPSQCTYRLICTCEDLHTQTHGHRPPAHQGLACLPAPTALCLLEEQRVPDESFPGDRELPGAAPESPPPLSRSQRWDWRKHQGHCWMAVCPLPHLVNQGSNGDQLLPPPAAPSLPAMEPPCRASKPTPLDYLPSCQHWLFVQKLLGWGTYWTTMAMPLTVS from the exons ATGGGGCCAACCTTCCTTCCAAAGCTGTTGCCACCAGCCGGACAGGAAGCATGTGGCCTGGgccacaccccagccccagcccggcccccgcCCAGCACTCTGGCCTGGCCTCGGCCTCCCACCTTGGCCTGGCCACCTCTCTGGGGAACAAGGCTGAGGCCAGCCCGACCCGCCTCCCCCTTCCCAAGTCCGCAGCTGTgccagaggaaggagctgggaaaGGCTGCGGGGGCCAGCTCTGGGCGTGTGGACGCGTGGACACACGTGTCCTCTGTGCAGGGCCACACGCTGGCTGGCGGGCACTTCtgtgccccccgccccagccagtGCACATACAGGCTCATCTGCACGTGTGAAGACCTGCACACGCAGACGCACGGACACAG gcccccagcacaCCAGGGCTTGGCCTGTCTTCCAGCCCCTACCGCCCTCTGCCTGCTTGAGGAACAGCGGGTGCCTGATGAATCCTTCCCAGGAGACCGTGAGCTCCCTGGGGCTGCGCCTGAGTCACCTCCTCCACTCTCCCGGAGCCAGAGATGGGACTGGAGAAAGCACCAGGGACACTGTtggatgg ccGTCTGTCCACTTCCTCATCTGGTCAACCAG GGCAGTAACGGGGATCAGCTGCTGCCGCCGCCTGCCGCCCCATCCCTCCCTGCCATGGAGCCGCCGTGCCGAGCTTCTAAGCCAACCCCTCTCGATTAcctcccctcctgccagcacTGGCTCTTCGTCCAGAAGCTTCTGGGCTGGGGCACTTACTGGACCACCATGGCCATGCCACTCACTGTCTCTTAG